A part of Candida albicans SC5314 chromosome 2, complete sequence genomic DNA contains:
- a CDS encoding uncharacterized protein (Ortholog(s) have fungal-type vacuole membrane localization), translating into MSNAIDFGVVDDSEEPAVYTTFLPRPISALARVNLVLHEHPVVVKYKTITRVRSGDEPLLSGEEERYGTEDERDTEKPLVEHNYDWSLQYLLIVPISSLVVYNSGWLVLEGVNKTVQESLASEHLIYWIVVVFSQFLVLPVVPFITKFNRYIVLGLSVVAVVGVLMSMAVHPFNQGSPMKLRFIERISQNDMVEVYGRQGFVEDVLRDMPSVKTTHAKVECEALADGLEVCKYKSGLTPGNLTVEVTTEPRAESYGLISGAITIAAPENRMCTVHFPPDRVKAVVVGKFGNNFKAIPDGFSREKGNYIYKDRNGISQLELYKLDWNKDYHVGFEWLPDIDDEGGMRVEVECFWGDMVPAYQEVVHYSPNWVTWANKERGLVGEVKHVDV; encoded by the coding sequence ATGTCGAATGCGATAGATTTTGGGGTTGTTGACGATTCGGAGGAGCCTGCGGTGTACACCACTTTTTTGCCACGCCCAATATCTGCCCTAGCTAGGGTTAATTTGGTGCTACATGAGCACCCCGTTGTTGTCAAGTATAAGACCATCACTAGGGTCAGAAGTGGTGATGAGCCATTGTTGAGTGGGGAAGAAGAGAGGTACGGCACAGAGGATGAACGGGATACTGAGAAACCTTTGGTGGAGCATAACTATGACTGGTCGTTGCAGTATTTGCTTATTGTGCCAATATCATCGTTGGTGGTTTACAATTCGGGGTGGCTAGTATTAGAAGGAGTCAATAAGACTGTGCAAGAATCACTAGCCTCTGAACACCTTATCTATTGGATAGTGGTGGTGTTTTCCCAGTTTTTGGTGTTGCCTGTTGTGCCATTTATTACCAAGTTTAATCGGTATATTGTCTTGGGGTTACtggtggtggcggtggTTGGGGTGTTGATGAGTATGGCTGTGCACCCGTTTAACCAGGGTAGTCCGATGAAATTGAGATTTATAGAGAGGATTAGCCAGAATGATATGGTGGAGGTTTATGGGAGACAAGGGTTTGTGGAGGATGTGTTACGGGACATGCCACTGGTGAAGACGACTCATGCCAAGGTTGAGTGTGAGGCTTTGGCTGATGGGTTGGAGGTGTGCAAGTACAAGAGTGGGCTAACCCCAGGAAATTTGACTGTGGAGGTAACTACTGAACCACGAGCCGAGTCGTATGGGTTGATATCTGGTGCCATAACTATTGCTGCACCCGAAAACAGAATGTGCACTGTGCATTTTCCGCCAGACCGAGTCAAAGCAGTGGTGGTAGGCAAGTTTGGGAACAATTTTAAGGCTATACCCGATGGGTTTTCCAGAGAGAAGGGCAACTACATCTACAAGGACCGCAATGGGATCAGCCAGCTAGAATTGTATAAGTTGGACTGGAACAAGGACTATCATGTTGGGTTTGAGTGGTTGCCCGATATCGATGATGAGGGGGGTATGCGAGTGGAAGTGGAGTGTTTCTGGGGGGATATGGTGCCGGCCTACCAGGAGGTGGTGCATTATAGTCCGAACTGGGTGACTTGGGCGAACAAAGAGAGGGGGTTAGTAGGGGAAGTAAAGCATGTAGATGTATAG
- a CDS encoding uroporphyrinogen decarboxylase (Uroporphyrinogen decarboxylase; catalyzes the 5th step in the heme biosynthetic pathway; flow model and Spider biofilm repressed) produces MPEFPPLKNDLILRAAKGEKVERPPIWIMRQAGRYLPEYHKVKGNRDFFETCQDAEIASEITIQPVDHFDGLIDAAIIFSDILVIPQAMGFEINMVEGKGPVFAAPLRTPDDLSRIDLKPDVNTKLAWAYKAITLTRTKLNGRVPLLGFVGAPWTLLVYMTEGQGSKMFRFAKEWIFKYPEAAHKLLQATCDACVEFLAQQVVAGAQMVQIFESWAGELGPDDFNEFSLPYLKQIAAKLPPRLKELGVEEYIPMTVFAKGAWYALDDLCDSGYDCVSLDWLYDPKNAVKVVNGRRITLQGNLDPGVMYGSDKVIAKKVKTMLEGFGKQNYIINFGHGTHPFMDPKKIEFFLQQCHKVGESL; encoded by the coding sequence ATGCCAGAATTCCCTCCATTGAAGAATGACTTGATACTTAGAGCAGCCAAGGGTGAAAAGGTGGAAAGACCACCGATCTGGATCATGAGACAAGCTGGTCGTTATTTGCCAGAATACCACAAAGTCAAAGGTAATAGAGATTTTTTCGAAACTTGCCAGGATGCAGAAATTGCATCAGAAATCACCATTCAGCCTGTTGACCACTTTGACGGCTTAATCGATGCAGCCATCATCTTCAGCGATATCTTAGTCATCCCCCAAGCAATGGGTTTCGAAATCAACATGGTTGAAGGAAAAGGTCCGGTTTTCGCTGCTCCATTAAGAACCCCAGACGATTTATCGAGAATAGATTTGAAGCCAGACGTAAATACCAAATTGGCATGGGCATACAAGGCTATTACATTGACAAGAACCAAATTGAACGGCAGAGTTCCACTTTTAGGGTTTGTTGGTGCACCTTGGACGTTGTTGGTGTATATGACCGAGGGCCAAGGATCAAAAATGTTTAGGTTTGCCAAAGAATGGATCTTCAAGTACCCAGAAGCTGCTCACAAACTCTTGCAAGCTACCTGTGACGCCTGTGTTGAATTTTTGGCGCAACAAGTCGTCGCTGGTGCTCAAATGGTACAGATTTTCGAATCATGGGCCGGCGAATTAGGACCAGACGATTTCAATGAGTTTTCATTACCttatttgaaacaaattgcCGCAAAATTGCCTCCAAGATTGAAAGAATTGGGTGTGGAAGAGTACATTCCAATGACCGTCTTTGCCAAAGGCGCATGGTACGCGTTAGATGATTTATGTGATTCTGGCTACGACTGTGTGTCCCTTGATTGGTTATACGACCCCAAAAACGCTGTTAAAGTTGTCAACGGAAGAAGAATCACCTTACAAGGTAACTTAGACCCAGGTGTCATGTATGGATCAGACAAAGTAATTGCTAAGAAAGTCAAAACAATGTTGGAAGGGTTTGGTAAGCAAAATtacattatcaatttcgGGCACGGCACTCACCCATTTATGGACCCaaagaaaatagaattCTTCTTACAGCAATGCCATAAAGTTGGCGAATCATTATAG
- a CDS encoding uncharacterized protein (Ortholog of Vms1; component of a Cdc48-complex involved in protein quality control in S. cerevisiae; Spider biofilm repressed) produces the protein MEDFYIYNLSDKVINSLELLYFDSKTSESVKADEPPKTPQPPPNQHDTEYYKSDLYRYNLKRKLNDLPPVTEQQFDKLLEEESIESLSGSDDESDDEDKLQHLIQKLDVKDDDNDDESTVSHLNTKSPFILFGSPLVPADKAIGVYKAVFSPSQLDNPTESLHFPKTGKSALFMIGGGHFAGAIISHTRKNTRGNAPTTKESIQEQAVDIVQSKTFHRYTTRRKQGGSQSASDNARGKANSAGSSIRRYNEQALIQEVRELLHDWKNQLAECTAIYIRANGASNRKVLVGEGSPIQANDPRLRGFPFTTRRATTSELKRAWVELTHLHVVDMPKVEKKKETPKKIEKTTVSPPPPPTNTLSTDLITLLKKQKAPKLINFVKQNSIDVNEFRLDYTHTPTLLHYAAANGLGHMVQVLLVNLKANPIVYNAAGRTPAEVADTSARKVFQIVRHKLGEEYCDWNAAKVAPPKSKEEIEQEERTLHEQLELEKKQLIQQELTKPEPKKVTPSFDLTGLSDQQKMRVLREQRARAAEARMKR, from the coding sequence ATGGAAGACTTTTACATATACAACCTACTGGACAAGGTGATCAACTCACTTGAGTTGTTGTATTTCGATTCAAAAACCTCCGAAAGCGTCAAGGCAGACGAACCACCAAAAACACCACAACCACCCCCTAATCAACACGACACAGAATACTATAAATCAGATTTATACCGCTATAACCTAAAACGAAAACTCAATGATTTGCCACCAGTCACCGAACAACAGTTCGATAAACTACTTGAAGAAGAATCCATTGAAAGTTTATCGGGGTCCGACGACGAAAGCGACGACGAAGACAAGCTACAACACCTAATACAAAAGTTGGATGTAAAAGACGACGACAACGACGACGAATCCACAGTGAGCCACCTCAACACCAAATCCCCATTCATCCTCTTTGGCTCGCCATTGGTTCCAGCAGACAAAGCTATTGGGGTCTATAAGGCAGTTTTCTCACCCTCGCAACTCGACAACCCAACCGAAAGTCTCCACTTCCCCAAAACCGGCAAATCAGCATTATTTATGATTGGAGGCGGCCATTTTGCCGGTGCCATTATTTCCCACACACGCAAAAACACTCGTGGCAATGCCCCCACTACCAAAGAGTCTATCCAGGAACAAGCTGTCGACATCGTTCAGTCAAAGACATTCCATAGGTACACCACACGAAGAAAACAGGGTGGCTCCCAAAGTGCAAGCGACAATGCCCGTGGCAAAGCCAACTCTGCTGGGTCCAGTATAAGAAGATACAACGAACAAGCATTGATCCAGGAAGTTAGAGAGTTATTGCACGATTGGAAGAATCAGCTCGCAGAGTGTACTGCCATCTACATACGTGCAAATGGTGCATCGAACCGAAAAGTCTTGGTCGGCGAGGGGTCTCCCATTCAAGCCAACGATCCAAGACTAAGGGGGTTCCCATTCACAACCAGAAGAGCTACAACATCAGAGCTAAAGAGGGCGTGGGTGGAGTTGACTCATTTGCATGTAGTGGACATGCCAAAAGtcgaaaagaaaaaggaaacaCCAAAGAAAATCGAAAAAACTACCGTCTCACCACCGCCACCACCCACAAACACATTATCCACTGACCTCATTActcttttgaaaaaacaaaaagcaCCAAAGTTGATTAATTTTGTCAAACAAAACAGTATTGATGTCAACGAGTTTAGGCTCGACTACACCCACACACCGACATTATTGCACTATGCTGCTGCAAATGGTCTTGGCCATATGGTGCAAGTCCTACTCGTAAACCTCAAAGCCAACCCCATAGTTTACAATGCCGCAGGAAGAACCCCCGCCGAGGTTGCTGACACCTCTGCAAGAAAAGTATTCCAAATAGTCAGACACAAATTAGGCGAAGAGTATTGCGATTGGAACGCCGCTAAAGTGGCACCCCCCAAAAGCAAAGAAGAGatagaacaagaagaacGCACTTTGCATGAACAActtgaattggaaaagaaacaattgataCAACAAGAGTTGACCAAGCCAGAACCTAAAAAAGTCACACCCAGTTTCGACTTGACCGGACTTAGCGATCAACAGAAAATGAGAGTATTGAGAGAACAACGAGCTCGCGCAGCCGAAGCAAGAATGAAACGTTAA